One genomic region from Rosa rugosa chromosome 1, drRosRugo1.1, whole genome shotgun sequence encodes:
- the LOC133725725 gene encoding transcription factor MYB82-like, which translates to MASERQEPTAREFVKGKWTPREDEKLTEAIAVHGAKKWNSLASKAGLNRNGKSCRLRWVNYLRPNLKRGHMSDQEDDLIIRLHKLLGNRWSLIAGRLPGRTDNEIKNYWNTHLSKKINQEEKQSSNGANSTIQIPTVDEKPSVADDDRKVHVEMKQECLSSGVGTSAALIKKEVMIDPEDYSNTNTNNIDVDDFFNLLDEEPLSWEVPQIP; encoded by the exons ATGGCCTCAGAGAGACAAGAGCCCACCGCAAGAGAATTCGTCAAGGGAAAGTGGACACCGCGAGAAGATGAGAAACTAACCGAGGCTATTGCAGTTCATGGCGCAAAGAAGTGGAACTCATTAGCGTCTAAAGCAG GGCTGAATCGGAATGGCAAGAGTTGCAGGCTGAGATGGGTGAACTATCTGAGACCCAACCTCAAGAGAGGCCACATGTCTGACCAGGAAGATGACTTGATTATTAGGCTGCATAAGCTTCTTGGAAATAG GTGGTCTTTGATTGCGGGAAGATTACCGGGTCGAACTGACAATGAGATAAAGAACTACTGGAATACTCATTTGAGCAAGAAAATTAACCAGGAAGAGAAGCAAAGTAGCAATGGAGCTAATTCGACGATACAAATTCCCACAGTTGACGAGAAACCAAGTGTAGCAGATGATGATCGGAAGGTCCATGTAGAAATGAAGCAAGAGTGCTTATCATCAGGAGTGGGTACAAGTGCGGCTCTAATAAAGAAAGAGGTGATGATCGATCCTGAGGATTACTCCAACACTAACACTAACAATATTGATGTTGATGACTTCTTTAATCTCCTCGATGAAGAACCTTTGAGTTGGGAGGTTCCGCAAATTCCTTGA
- the LOC133731608 gene encoding B3 domain-containing protein REM9-like — protein MSVEKDGRVPGGLSGTQRFLKKTSHKSLPSEFSRRHLIKQPANNITLRVLDGRIWSVEFTYTKEKAQFQGGWLTFVKDNNLEVGDVCVFVLIKDIKLLLGVFFFRTSEATTWFLSNVFAKTYLTKLSSGVAILQVSDGRTWPVNFKFDHANSRARLMKGWSPFVRDNNLKVGDVCIFTLINCTELVFDVVFSPTEESAERPLSTGHGRGATVQVREMKRPLVEVESECGMNCEIGKNKMSNISGQVTQRPSSSLRTARVNLEAASKFSSKNPFFKVTLGSGHTVHVPVNFARSFIKQEKQTVMLQVKDR, from the exons ATGTCGGTAGAGAAAGATGGCAGAGTCCCTGGAGGCTTATCTGGCACTCAAAGGTTCCTAAAGAAAACATCTCACAAG tCTTTGCCATCGGAGTTTTCCAGAAGACATCTCATTAAGCAGCCTGCAAATAACATTACCCTTAGAGTTTTGGATGGAAGAATATGGTCTGTTGAATTCACATATACTAAAGAGAAAGCCCAATTCCAGGGTGGCTGGTTGACATTTGTGAAGGACAATAATTTGGAAGTTGGCGATGTGTGTGTCTTTGTCTTGATTAAGGACATCAAGCTTTTATTAGGTGTTTTCTTTTTCCGCACTTCAGAAGCTACAACTTGGTTCTTGTCTAATG TATTTGCCAAGACATATCTTACGAAGCTGTCTTCTGGCGTAGCCATCCTTCAAGTTTCAGATGGAAGAACTTGGCCTGTTAACTTCAAGTTTGATCATGCAAACTCAAGGGCTCGACTCATGAAGGGTTGGTCACCTTTTGTGAGGGACAATAATTTGAAAGTCGGTGATGTGTGTATCTTTACACTGATTAACTGCACTGAATTAGTATTTGATGTTGTCTTTTCCCCCACTGAAGAGTCTGCAGAGCGCCCCTTGTCAACAG GCCATGGCAGAGGAGCAACTGTTCAAGTCCGAGAAATGAAACGCCCCCTAGTTGAAGTTGAATCCGAATGCGGCATGAATTGTGAAATTG GCAAGAACAAAATGTCAAATATTAGTGGGCAGGTTACTCAAAGGCCTTCTTCATCCTTGAGGACAGCAAGGGTTAATCTTGAAGCTGCAAGCAAGTTTTCATCAAAGAATCCCTTCTTCAAAGTCACCCTGGGGTCGGGCCATACTGTG CATGTACCAGTTAACTTCGCTAGGAGTTTCATCAAACAGGAGAAGCAAACAGTGATGCTTCAGGTCAAAGATAGATAG